In Halictus rubicundus isolate RS-2024b chromosome 5, iyHalRubi1_principal, whole genome shotgun sequence, one genomic interval encodes:
- the LOC143354370 gene encoding nucleoside diphosphate kinase homolog 5 yields MASGPIVVHVLAKRRAVEEWRLLMGPTKVTEARLYYPDSIRARYGRRGEDFKNAVHGSTSRQEAEREIHFFFPEFIVEPLLKNEMAVDHLEEVINTVLTEGLSLCCKLKPAEPILWLANWLILNNSNKPKLPKDLAMVPT; encoded by the exons ATGGCGTCTGGCCCCATAGTCGTTCATGTTTTGGCGAAACGCCGCGCTGTTGAAGAGTGGAGGTTGCTTATGGGGCCCACCAAG GTCACCGAAGCTCGTTTGTACTATCCTGACAGTATCAGAGCCAGGTATGGCAGGAGAGGCGAGGATTTCAAGAACGCTGTTCATGGCAGCACCTCCAGGCAGGAAGCAGAAAGAGAGATACACTTCTTCTTTCCTGAAT TCATAGTGGAGCCTCTCTTGAAGAACGAAATGGCTGTCGATCACTTGGAGGAGGTCATCAATACAGTCCTGACGGAAGGATTATCCTTG TGTTGCAAGCTGAAGCCAGCCGAGCCGATCCTTTGGCTGGCCAACTGGCTGATCCTGAACAACTCTAACAAGCCTAAACTGCCAAAAGACCTCGCCATGGTTCCAACATGA